From one Lineus longissimus chromosome 3, tnLinLong1.2, whole genome shotgun sequence genomic stretch:
- the LOC135484692 gene encoding N-acetylgalactosaminyltransferase 7-like isoform X1 yields MRLTPKLLVKLVGVILFFLFIVPMLYHLLEETERNRAEASQTRRRREKYSSHGETAKVIENQAVLRKPNTGDKDDEVADDKLRFVPKDDVRKVVAHVHDVDSEDHFRVVTQLVKTNAPTAVFRKGVLGNYEQEQGVRSGPGEYGEPVFTSLAEKGASDRSMHEYGFNMVASDKISLDRNVPDTRLQECKYWYYPEVEKLPTASVILVFHNEGWSTLLRTVHSVINKSHPKLLKEVVLVDDFSDKEHLKSKLDEYIKRFDGKVKLYRNEKREGLIRTRTAGARYATGDVIIFLDAHCECNINWLAPLLARIAYDRTIMAVPIVDSISKDNMAYHASYGRGHFRGIFEWGFLYKESSVPEKELKKRIYNSEPFWSPTHAGGLFAMDRKYFFELGAYDPGLLIWGGENFELSFKIWQCGGKVEWVPCSRVGHIYRSHMPYSFGNISPKIPIISQNYMRVVEVWLDNEYKEYFYTREPVIRGYPIGNLTSQLELKKRLNCKSFKWFMENIAYEVTERFPPPPPNKVWGEIKQAGSVMCVDTMGAQPGQGKLGLSPCHHFGGNQLFRLNTMGQLATGERCIKPRKGEQIAMMYFCPVSPNGPWDYNQNTKQITVKDWNMCLEGYGSRITLNACDASKTNQQWDINEVYPWKRM; encoded by the exons ATGAGATTAACTCCAAAACTTCTGGTAAAACTTGTCGGTGTCATTCTTTTCTTCCTGTTCATCGTGCCGATGTTGTATCACCTCCTCGAGGAAACAGAACGAAATCGAGCGGAGGCATCACAAACAAGAAGACGGAGAGAG AAGTACTCGTCCCATGGTGAAACGGCAAAAGTGATTGAAAATCAAGCAGTTTTAAGAAAACCCAACACTGGAGACAAAGATGATGAGGTTGCTGATGACAAACTGAGATTTGTTCCAAAAGATGATGTCAGAAAAGTTGTGGCGCACGTGCATGATGTGGACAGTGAGGACCATTTCAGGGTCGTTACGCAGCTGGTGAAGACAAATGCACCAACGGCAGTATTTAGAAAAGGTGTTTTAGGAAACTATGAACAAGAGCAAGGAGTCAGATCAGGACCTG GAGAGTACGGCGAACCTGTTTTCACCTCCTTGGCAGAGAAAGGTGCATCGGATCGTTCCATGCACGAGTATGGTTTCAATATGGTTGCCAGCGATAAGATCTCACTGGATAGGAATGTGCCCGATACAAGACTTCAAGA ATGTAAATACTGGTATTACCCAGAGGTGGAAAAGCTGCCCACAGCAAGTGTTATTCTGGTCTTTCATAATGAGGGCTGGTCAACTTTATTGAGGACAGTCCATAGTGTCATCAATAAGAGTCATCCTAAGTTACTCAAGGAAGTTGTGTTAGTCGATGATTTCAGTGATAAAG AGCATTTAAAATCCAAATTAGATGAGTACATCAAGCGCTTTGATGGTAAAGTGAAACTCTATCGTAACGAGAAGAGAGAAGGCCTGATTCGTACAAGAACGGCTGGTGCCCGTTACGCCACAGGTGACGTCATCATATTCCTTGACGCGCATTGTGAATGCAATATCAACTGGTTGGCCCCATTGCTGGCTAGGATTGCTTACGATAG GACGATCATGGCTGTACCAATAGTCGATAGTATCTCGAAAGACAACATGGCATACCATGCCTCATATGGCAGAGGACACTTCCGAGGCATTTTTGAATGGGGCTTTTTGTATAAAGAGTCCAGTGTCCCTGAGAAGGAGCTGAAGAAAAGGATTTATAACAGTGAGCCATTTTG GTCCCCCACTCATGCTGGCGGTCTGTTTGCAATGGACAGAAAATATTTCTTTGAGCTTGGAGCATACGATCCAGGATTATTGATATGGGGTGGTGAAAACTTTGAGCTGTCATTTAAG ATTTGGCAGTGTGGTGGCAAGGTGGAGTGGGTGCCGTGTTCAAGAGTAGGCCATATATATCGCAGCCACATGCCTTATTCCTTTGGGAATATCAGTCCAAAAATACCAATAATCAGTCAG AATTATATGAGAGTAGTAGAGGTCTGGTTGGACAATGAGTACAAGGAATACTTCTATACTCGGGAGCCTGTAATACGTGGCTATCCTATTG GGAATCTCACATCCCAGTTAGAGCTAAAGAAACGATTGAATTGTAAAAGTTTTAAATGGTTCATGGAGAATATAGCTTATGAAGTGACCGAACGATTTCCTCCTCCACCACCAAATAAAGTATGGGGAGAG ATCAAGCAAGCTGGTAGCGTCATGTGTGTGGATACGATGGGTGCACAACCTGGGCAAGGAAAGCTCGGTTTGAGTCCCTGTCATCATTTTGGGGGCAATCAGCTGTTCCGTTTGAATACGATGGGCCAGTTAGCTACCGGGGAGCGATGCATCAAGCCGAGGAAAGGCGAGCAGATAGCAATGATGTACTTCTGTCCTGTCAGTCCTAATGGTCCTTGGGATTATAATCAG AACACTAAGCAGATCACAGTTAAGGATTGGAATATGTGCTTGGAAGGATATGGCAGTAGGATCACACTCAATGCCTGCGACGCCAGTAAAACTAACCAGCAATGGGACATTAATGAAGTATATCCTTGGAAGAGGATGTAG
- the LOC135485590 gene encoding N-acetylgalactosaminyltransferase 7-like — MRLTPKLVVKLVGVIFFILFLFYYQMEKTQQGQLYVTRRKAGDSYLIENHEILRNANRVDQEDSIANNKLKFFPNHVGPGDDHLRVVTQMAETHAPTAVFRKDVLGNYEQEQKVRTGPGEYGTPVYTSMAEKVSADRSYNTYGFNMVASDKISLDRNVPDSRMKECKYWHYPEVENLPTASVILVFMNEGWSTLLRTVHSVINKSHPKLLKEVILVDDCSEKNHLKSKLEEYIKRFDGKVKLYRNEKREGLIRTRTAGARYATGDVIIFLDAHCECNINWLTPLLARIAYDRKIMAVPIVDSISNRNFAYSSSYSGRSTYQGIFEWGFLYKEARVPDKELKKRTYNSEPYWSPTHAGGLFAMDRKYFFELGAYDPGLLIWGGENFELSFKIWQCGGKVEWVPCSHVGHVYRTRTPYSYGNLKVPVVEQNYMRVVEVWLDDEYKEYFYTRQPAIRGYPVGNLTAQFELKKRLNCKSFKWFLENVAYEVTKRFPPPPPNKVWGEIKHTGSTMCVDTMGATPGHGNLGLSPCHHGGGNQLFRLNTKGQLATGERCIDARKGAEVPMISYCSSGQNGPWDYNQDTKQLTAKELNLCLEGIGTSLTLNACEANKKDQQWDIHEVHLWSKR, encoded by the exons ATGAGATTAACACCAAAACTTGTGGTGAAACTTGTCggtgtcattttcttcatcttgTTCCTGTTCTATTACCAAATGGAGAAAACACAACAAGGTCAACTGTATGTAACAAGAAGGAAAGCG GGAGACTCCTACCTgattgaaaatcatgaaattttaagAAATGCTAACAGAGTGGACCAAGAGGACAGTATTGCCAACAACAAGTTGAAATTTTTTCCAAATCATGTGGGCCCTGGTGATGACCATCTCAGGGTCGTTACACAGATGGCGGAGACACACGCACCAACTGCAGTCTTTAGAAAAGATGTTTTAGGAAACTATGAACAAGAACAAAAAGTCAGAACTGGACCTG GAGAATATGGCACACCTGTTTACACCTCCATGGCAGAGAAAGTGTCTGCCGATCGCTCGTACAACACGTACGGCTTCAATATGGTCGCCAGCGATAAGATTTCATTGGACAGGAATGTTCCAGATTCAAGAATGAAGGA ATGTAAATACTGGCATTACCCCGAAGTTGAAAATCTTCCCACTGCCAGTGTAATTCTTGTTTTCATGAATGAAGGCTGGTCGACCTTACTAAGGACAGTCCATAGTGTCATCAATAAGAGTCACCCCAAGTTACTTAAGGAAGTGATCTTAGTGGATGATTGTAGTGAAAAAA ATCATTTAAAATCGAAATTAGAAGAATATATCAAGCGCTTTGATGGTAAAGTGAAACTCTACCGTAACGAGAAGAGAGAAGGCCTGATTCGTACAAGAACTGCTGGTGCCCGATACGCCACCGGTGACGTCATCATATTCCTTGATGCGCATTGTGAATGCAATATCAACTGGCTGACACCGTTGCTGGCTAGGATTGCTTACGATAG AAAGATCATGGCTGTGCCGATAGTTGACAGTATCTCCAACAGAAACTTTGCTTACAGTTCCTCGTACAGTGGCAGGTCAACCTACCAGGGCATTTTTGAATGGGGCTTCTTGTATAAAGAGGCAAGGGTACCAGATAAGGAATTGAAGAAAAGAACTTATAACAGTGAGCCATATTG GTCCCCCACTCACGCTGGCGGTCTGTTTGCAATGGACAGAAAATATTTCTTTGAGCTTGGAGCATACGATCCAGGATTATTGATATGGGGTGGTGAAAACTTCGAGCTGTCATTCAAG ATCTGGCAGTGTGGTGGCAAGGTGGAGTGGGTGCCATGTTCACATGTGGGTCATGTTTACAGGACTCGCACACCTTACAGCTATGGAAATCTAAAAGTACCAGTCGTTGAGCAG AATTATATGAGAGTAGTTGAAGTCTGGTTGGATGATGAGTACAAAGAATACTTCTATACCCGGCAACCAGCAATACGTGGATATCCAGTTG GGAATCTCACAGCCCAGTTCGAGTTGAAGAAACGATTAAATTGTAAAAGTTTTAAATGGTTCCTGGAGAATGTAGCTTATGAAGTGACCAAGCGATTTCCACCTCCACCGCCAAATAAAGTATGGGGAGAG ATCAAACATACTGGTAGTACCATGTGTGTTGATACGATGGGTGCAACACCAGGTCATGGAAATCTAGGGTTGAGTCCCTGTCATCATGGCGGAGGCAACCAGCTCTTCCGATTGAATACAAAGGGCCAGCTGGCAACGGGGGAGCGATGCATCGATGCTAGAAAAGGAGCAGAAGTTCCAATGATAAGCTACTGCTCTTCCGGCCAAAATGGTCCTTGGGATTATAATCAG GACACCAAACAATTAACTGCTAAGGAACTGAATCTGTGCTTAGAAGGAATTGGTACTAGTCTCACTCTCAATGCGTGTGAGGCTAATAAGAAAGATCAGCAATGGGACATTCATGAAGTACATCTTTGGTCGAAGAGGTAG
- the LOC135485591 gene encoding solute carrier family 25 member 45-like isoform X2, whose translation MVSCFKKISSSNLGKGFYRGLTFPLLSSSFINSIFFGVYGNTLNWLKQGNHEKKDTRHYFDVFVAGAVAGAATVIPACPIEVVKVMLQSQIKSVSKPNEKYYRGPWHCLKSIFKESGIRGCYRGLSVHFHRDFLPFGVYMISYEWLHDRISEQAWADERGVAAGLIAGGIAGVIIWGCGIPVDYVKSRLQSDTSKKYKGTVDCVVKSYKSGGIRTFFKGGAVVCLRAFPVNAVTFFVYREILNELNKVNPGVVLGCETVGNV comes from the exons ATGGTGTCCTGCTTCAAGAAGATCAGTTCGTCAAACCTA GGAAAAGGCTTCTATAGAGGACTGACTTTCCCTCTTCTGTCATCCAGCTTCATCAATTCAATATTCTTCGGAGTCTACGGGAACACGCTGAATTGGTTAAAACAAGGGAATCATGAGAAAAAGGACACGAGGCATTATTTCGATGTTTTTGTAGCCGGAGCTGTCGCCGGTGCAGCAACTGTCATCCCCGCATGTCCGATTGAGGTCGTCAAGGTCATGCTACAGTCACAGATTAAATCAG TTTCGAAACCAAATGAGAAATACTACAGGGGACCATGGCATTGCCTGAAATCGATATTCAAGGAGTCGGGTATTAGGGGCTGCTACAGGGGTCTATCTGTACATTTCCATCGTGATTTTTTACCATTTGGAGTCTACATGATATCATACGAGTGGCTGCACGATCGCATCAGTGAACAGGCCTGGGCAGATGAGAGAGGTGTCGCCGCTGGCCTCATTGCGGGTGGAATCGCTGGAGTCATTATTTGGGGTTGTGGCATTCCTGTGGACTATGTCAAAAGCAGACTGCAGAGTGACACTTCAAAGAAATACAAAGGAACTGTTGACTGTGTTGTCAAAAGTTACAAAAGTGGAGGTATACGTACTTTCTTTAAAGGTGGTGCTGTGGTGTGTTTGAGGGCATTCCCAGTCAATGCTGTTACTTTCTTCGTTTATCGTGAGATTTTGAATGAACTGAACAAAGTCAATCCTGGAGTGGTATTGGGATGTGAAACTGTTGGCAATGTTTGA
- the LOC135484969 gene encoding lysosomal proton-coupled steroid conjugate and bile acid symporter SLC46A3-like produces the protein MDKEAIPLVRFESNDSTPDSDTRRLPEARTRRIIVEPVFFLFSLAVVGEAPVLEQYVYSRFKLDSPLFNESINRNSTFCQTNHSDPEFIAMESVQKQTSHFQMALNLVCSSLAMVTTLVYGTYSDSAGRKVVLILSIMARAIKFVFTSFVIGFKLPVQWLLPGEILVGLGGGYATMVMGVNSYLSETTATDTRTFRMAVLETCLAVAVSISELGLGYFVEKLGFLYPTLTLLGILVIDLIYVWLFVPETRPSRKVLRSPRQSFIAFCAVYTQREGKRRIKLMLLNIMTLTFLMGCGGASVGLLFMMNTPLCWGPVQMGIYLAISSLVSQFVGLFALKVFKKFEVSEITVAAIGTVSAIVGNVLHAWAATTFIMYTVFFVAMLMVLPLPVIRSIISRQVKPEEQGTVFAGVASIQSLSSLMVGGIFMYIYKNTLVFMPGFVFIVSALFGVITIALILTYIYVCRLADEMDERKPLQHDWTNCS, from the exons ATGGATAAAGAAGCGATTCCCCTTGTCAGGTTTGAATCAAATGACTCAACGCCGGACTCAGATACTCGCAGACTCCCCGAGGCAAGAACACGTAGGATTATAGTTGAACCTGTCTTTTTCCTCTTCTCTCTCGCCGTAGTTGGAGAAGCTCCCGTACTGGAGCAATACGTCTACTCAAGATTCAAACTAGATTCACCTTTATTTAATGAATCCATCAATAGGAACAGTACCTTCTGTCAAACGAACCATTCTGATCCAGAGTTTATTGCCATGGAATCAGTTCAGAAGCAAACGTCACATTTTCAGATGGCCCTTAATCTCGTCTGCAGTTCGCTGGCCATGGTCACAACACTGGTGTACGGGACGTACTCAGATTCGGCTGGGCGGAAAGTCGTCCTGATTCTTTCCATTATGGCGCGGGCAATTAAGTTTGTCTTCACCTCGTTTGTCATTGGTTTTAAGTTGCCCGTTCAGTGGCTTTTGCCGGGAGAAATCTTGGTGGGACTAGGCGGAGGCTATGCTACCATGGTAATGGGTGTGAACTCGTATCTCTCCGAAACGACCGCAACGGACACGAGAACATTTCGGATGGCAGTCTTGGAAACGTGTTTAGCAGTTGCCGTGTCAATATCTGAACTAGGATTGGGATATTtcgttgagaaattaggttttctGTACCCAACTTTAACATTATTGGGCATTTTAGTCATAGACTTAATCTATGTGTGGCTTTTTGTCCCCGAAACGAGGCCGAGTAGGAAGGTCCTTAGGTCACCAAGACAATCATTCATCGCGTTTTGTGCAGTGTACACGCAAAGAGAAGGAAAGCGACGCATCAAGTTGATGTTACTGAATATCATGACGCTGACCTTTCTAATGGGGTGCGGAGGTGCAAGTGTAGGGCTGCTGTTTATGATGAACACTCCCCTATGCTGGGGACCAGTCCAGATGGGTATCTACCTAGCGATAAGCTCCCTTGTGAGCCAGTTCGTCGGGTTGTTCGCTTTGAAGGTCTTCAAGAAGTTTGAAGTTTCGGAGATCACGGTAGCTGCAATCGGGACAGTCTCCGCTATCGTCGGGAACGTATTGCACGCTTGGGCGGCAACAACTTTCATTATGTACACAG TCTTCTTTGTTGCCATGCTGATGGTACTGCCACTGCCCGTGATCAGATCTATCATCTCAAGACAGGTCAAGCCAGAAGAACAAG GCACGGTATTCGCAGGGGTGGCCAGTATCCAATCACTCAGTTCCTTGATGGTCGGAGgcatcttcatgtacatttacaagaACACCCTTGTCTTCATGCCGGGATTTGTCTTCATAGTATCAGCTCTGTTCGGTGTTATCACAATCGCTCTAATCCT GACCTACATTTATGTCTGTCGTTTAGCGGATGAAATGGATGAGAGAAAACCACTGCAACATGACTGGACAAACTGTAGCTAG
- the LOC135485591 gene encoding solute carrier family 25 member 45-like isoform X1 — protein MPSELLNDYIAGALGGCAGLIIGHPFDTIKVQQQTQSHHGMVSCFKKISSSNLGKGFYRGLTFPLLSSSFINSIFFGVYGNTLNWLKQGNHEKKDTRHYFDVFVAGAVAGAATVIPACPIEVVKVMLQSQIKSVSKPNEKYYRGPWHCLKSIFKESGIRGCYRGLSVHFHRDFLPFGVYMISYEWLHDRISEQAWADERGVAAGLIAGGIAGVIIWGCGIPVDYVKSRLQSDTSKKYKGTVDCVVKSYKSGGIRTFFKGGAVVCLRAFPVNAVTFFVYREILNELNKVNPGVVLGCETVGNV, from the exons ATGCCGTCAGAGTTACTCAATGATTACATCGCAGGAGCCTTAGGCG GTTGTGCTGGCCTAATAATTGGGCATCCTTTTGATACAATTAAG GTCCAGCAACAGACACAGAGTCACCATGGCATGGTGTCCTGCTTCAAGAAGATCAGTTCGTCAAACCTA GGAAAAGGCTTCTATAGAGGACTGACTTTCCCTCTTCTGTCATCCAGCTTCATCAATTCAATATTCTTCGGAGTCTACGGGAACACGCTGAATTGGTTAAAACAAGGGAATCATGAGAAAAAGGACACGAGGCATTATTTCGATGTTTTTGTAGCCGGAGCTGTCGCCGGTGCAGCAACTGTCATCCCCGCATGTCCGATTGAGGTCGTCAAGGTCATGCTACAGTCACAGATTAAATCAG TTTCGAAACCAAATGAGAAATACTACAGGGGACCATGGCATTGCCTGAAATCGATATTCAAGGAGTCGGGTATTAGGGGCTGCTACAGGGGTCTATCTGTACATTTCCATCGTGATTTTTTACCATTTGGAGTCTACATGATATCATACGAGTGGCTGCACGATCGCATCAGTGAACAGGCCTGGGCAGATGAGAGAGGTGTCGCCGCTGGCCTCATTGCGGGTGGAATCGCTGGAGTCATTATTTGGGGTTGTGGCATTCCTGTGGACTATGTCAAAAGCAGACTGCAGAGTGACACTTCAAAGAAATACAAAGGAACTGTTGACTGTGTTGTCAAAAGTTACAAAAGTGGAGGTATACGTACTTTCTTTAAAGGTGGTGCTGTGGTGTGTTTGAGGGCATTCCCAGTCAATGCTGTTACTTTCTTCGTTTATCGTGAGATTTTGAATGAACTGAACAAAGTCAATCCTGGAGTGGTATTGGGATGTGAAACTGTTGGCAATGTTTGA
- the LOC135484692 gene encoding N-acetylgalactosaminyltransferase 7-like isoform X2, with amino-acid sequence MRLTPKLLVKLVGVILFFLFIVPMLYHLLEETERNRAEASQTRRRREYSSHGETAKVIENQAVLRKPNTGDKDDEVADDKLRFVPKDDVRKVVAHVHDVDSEDHFRVVTQLVKTNAPTAVFRKGVLGNYEQEQGVRSGPGEYGEPVFTSLAEKGASDRSMHEYGFNMVASDKISLDRNVPDTRLQECKYWYYPEVEKLPTASVILVFHNEGWSTLLRTVHSVINKSHPKLLKEVVLVDDFSDKEHLKSKLDEYIKRFDGKVKLYRNEKREGLIRTRTAGARYATGDVIIFLDAHCECNINWLAPLLARIAYDRTIMAVPIVDSISKDNMAYHASYGRGHFRGIFEWGFLYKESSVPEKELKKRIYNSEPFWSPTHAGGLFAMDRKYFFELGAYDPGLLIWGGENFELSFKIWQCGGKVEWVPCSRVGHIYRSHMPYSFGNISPKIPIISQNYMRVVEVWLDNEYKEYFYTREPVIRGYPIGNLTSQLELKKRLNCKSFKWFMENIAYEVTERFPPPPPNKVWGEIKQAGSVMCVDTMGAQPGQGKLGLSPCHHFGGNQLFRLNTMGQLATGERCIKPRKGEQIAMMYFCPVSPNGPWDYNQNTKQITVKDWNMCLEGYGSRITLNACDASKTNQQWDINEVYPWKRM; translated from the exons ATGAGATTAACTCCAAAACTTCTGGTAAAACTTGTCGGTGTCATTCTTTTCTTCCTGTTCATCGTGCCGATGTTGTATCACCTCCTCGAGGAAACAGAACGAAATCGAGCGGAGGCATCACAAACAAGAAGACGGAGAGAG TACTCGTCCCATGGTGAAACGGCAAAAGTGATTGAAAATCAAGCAGTTTTAAGAAAACCCAACACTGGAGACAAAGATGATGAGGTTGCTGATGACAAACTGAGATTTGTTCCAAAAGATGATGTCAGAAAAGTTGTGGCGCACGTGCATGATGTGGACAGTGAGGACCATTTCAGGGTCGTTACGCAGCTGGTGAAGACAAATGCACCAACGGCAGTATTTAGAAAAGGTGTTTTAGGAAACTATGAACAAGAGCAAGGAGTCAGATCAGGACCTG GAGAGTACGGCGAACCTGTTTTCACCTCCTTGGCAGAGAAAGGTGCATCGGATCGTTCCATGCACGAGTATGGTTTCAATATGGTTGCCAGCGATAAGATCTCACTGGATAGGAATGTGCCCGATACAAGACTTCAAGA ATGTAAATACTGGTATTACCCAGAGGTGGAAAAGCTGCCCACAGCAAGTGTTATTCTGGTCTTTCATAATGAGGGCTGGTCAACTTTATTGAGGACAGTCCATAGTGTCATCAATAAGAGTCATCCTAAGTTACTCAAGGAAGTTGTGTTAGTCGATGATTTCAGTGATAAAG AGCATTTAAAATCCAAATTAGATGAGTACATCAAGCGCTTTGATGGTAAAGTGAAACTCTATCGTAACGAGAAGAGAGAAGGCCTGATTCGTACAAGAACGGCTGGTGCCCGTTACGCCACAGGTGACGTCATCATATTCCTTGACGCGCATTGTGAATGCAATATCAACTGGTTGGCCCCATTGCTGGCTAGGATTGCTTACGATAG GACGATCATGGCTGTACCAATAGTCGATAGTATCTCGAAAGACAACATGGCATACCATGCCTCATATGGCAGAGGACACTTCCGAGGCATTTTTGAATGGGGCTTTTTGTATAAAGAGTCCAGTGTCCCTGAGAAGGAGCTGAAGAAAAGGATTTATAACAGTGAGCCATTTTG GTCCCCCACTCATGCTGGCGGTCTGTTTGCAATGGACAGAAAATATTTCTTTGAGCTTGGAGCATACGATCCAGGATTATTGATATGGGGTGGTGAAAACTTTGAGCTGTCATTTAAG ATTTGGCAGTGTGGTGGCAAGGTGGAGTGGGTGCCGTGTTCAAGAGTAGGCCATATATATCGCAGCCACATGCCTTATTCCTTTGGGAATATCAGTCCAAAAATACCAATAATCAGTCAG AATTATATGAGAGTAGTAGAGGTCTGGTTGGACAATGAGTACAAGGAATACTTCTATACTCGGGAGCCTGTAATACGTGGCTATCCTATTG GGAATCTCACATCCCAGTTAGAGCTAAAGAAACGATTGAATTGTAAAAGTTTTAAATGGTTCATGGAGAATATAGCTTATGAAGTGACCGAACGATTTCCTCCTCCACCACCAAATAAAGTATGGGGAGAG ATCAAGCAAGCTGGTAGCGTCATGTGTGTGGATACGATGGGTGCACAACCTGGGCAAGGAAAGCTCGGTTTGAGTCCCTGTCATCATTTTGGGGGCAATCAGCTGTTCCGTTTGAATACGATGGGCCAGTTAGCTACCGGGGAGCGATGCATCAAGCCGAGGAAAGGCGAGCAGATAGCAATGATGTACTTCTGTCCTGTCAGTCCTAATGGTCCTTGGGATTATAATCAG AACACTAAGCAGATCACAGTTAAGGATTGGAATATGTGCTTGGAAGGATATGGCAGTAGGATCACACTCAATGCCTGCGACGCCAGTAAAACTAACCAGCAATGGGACATTAATGAAGTATATCCTTGGAAGAGGATGTAG
- the LOC135484970 gene encoding transmembrane protein 203-like, whose protein sequence is MLFTLKEIVKWLGMTVFEIWLHLLSVFLFTILAVLKHEGAVNISWWYAFIPLFTCDGLNTYFCLIVFIRMFKEQEYRQAALRLLSSLMCVTLIFVFKILLCQKLAKQNELSYSEILAPIFILLQVLVIKACQVH, encoded by the coding sequence ATGTTGTTCACGTTAAAAGAGATAGTGAAGTGGCTTGGAATGACAGTATTCGAAATCTGGTTGCATCTTCTGTCAGTTTTCCTTTTCACAATACTTGCTGTTCTCAAACATGAAGGAGCAGTGAATATAAGTTGGTGGTATGCATTCATTCCACTCTTCACCTGCGATGGACTTAATACGTACTTTTGTTTGATTGTGTTCATTCGGATGTTCAAGGAACAGGAATACAGACAAGCTGCTCTTCGGCTCCTTTCATCTTTGATGTGTGTGACTTTGATATTCGTCTTTAAGATTTTGTTGTGTCAGAAATTGGCAAAGCAAAATGAACTCAGCTATTCAGAGATACTGGCACCTATCTTTATTCTGCTGCAAGTTCTTGTTATCAAAGCGTGTCAGGTTCACTGA
- the LOC135484979 gene encoding solute carrier family 25 member 45-like yields the protein MSSGVFNDYIAGALGGCAGLIAGHPFDTIKVQLQTQNHEGLVSCFKKISSSNLSSGFFRGLAFPLWSYGFLNAVFFGVYGNTLRWLTEGKDVEKNKRYFDIYMAGAIAGAAQVIPACPLEVIKVTLQSQIKTASTTKGEYYKGPWHCLKASGMRGCYRGFSGQCLRDIPSFGTYIVVYEWMHDWISEQSWADSRGIVAGLFGGGISGIISWGCIIPLDCIKSRLQSDTTNKYNGVIDCAIKSYKSDGLRCFFRGSAAVSLRAFPVNAITFFVYRETLNELNKLDSRSEVICGQIVSDS from the exons ATGTCCTCGGGGGTGTTCAATGATTACATTGCAGGAGCACTAGGAG GTTGTGCTGGTCTTATAGCAGGGCATCCATTTGATACAATTAAG GTCCAGCTTCAGACACAGAATCATGAAGGACTGGTGTCTTGCTTCAAGAAAATCTCTTCATCAAACCTG AGCTCAGGATTCTTCCGTGGTTTAGCGTTCCCTCTTTGGTCATATGGTTTCCTCAATGCAGTATTCTTCGGTGTCTATGGCAACACGCTACGTTGGTTAACAGAGGGAAAGGATGTCGAGAAAAACAAGCGTTATTTCGATATTTACATGGCTGGAGCTATTGCTGGGGCTGCACAAGTCATCCCGGCATGTCCATTAGAGGTCATCAAGGTCACGCTGCAATCGCAGATCAAAACAG CATCAACTACAAAGGGAGAATACTACAAGGGACCATGGCACTGCCTCAAGGCATCTGGCATGAGGGGCTGCTATCGGGGCTTCTCTGGACAATGCCTTCGTGATATACCATCATTTGGCACCTATATCGTAGTTTACGAGTGGATGCATGATTGGATTAGTGAACAGTCTTGGGCTGATAGCCGAGGTATTGTAGCAGGCCTGTTCGGTGGTGGCATCAGTGGCATAATCAGTTGGGGCTGTATCATACCCCTCGACTGTATAAAAAGCAGACTTCAGAGTGACACTACAAACAAGTACAATGGTGTTATCGACTGTGCTATTAAAAGCTACAAAAGTGATGGATTACGTTGTTTCTTTAGAGGCAGTGCTGCAGTCAGTTTGAGGGCCTTTCCTGTGAATGCAATAACTTTCTTTGTTTATCGCGAGACTTTAAATGAATTAAACAAACTTGATTCACGGAGTGAAGTGATTTGTGGGCAAATCGTTAGTGATAGCTGA